One window from the genome of Elaeis guineensis isolate ETL-2024a chromosome 5, EG11, whole genome shotgun sequence encodes:
- the LOC105036307 gene encoding cytochrome P450 71A1 isoform X1, with translation MEPLLSLLAYSCLLLLSVAVFLCVKASWPSPRFPPGPLGLPIIGNLHRLGENPYRSFRFLSEKYGPLMSLKLGCIPTIIVSSSEIASEILKTQDLIFCTRPRLVAFKRYSYGGRDIGLSPYGEQWRQLRRISMLEVFSAKRVQAFQSIREEEVNVLVQTLLRQASSGPVNLSEMSFCLFNNITTREIFGRRISSDGDCTSSKYHILLNEMMSLLGGFILGDFFPSMWWLDVLTGTRARLERSFHSMDELLEEEIKKHMHGGGSRDDFIGVLLELQKDLSLGFPLTRDHIKGVLMDVFLGGSDTSASVLESGMTELMRNPPVMKKAQDEVRGLLGNKGKVEEGDVQQLYYLKLVIKEVLRLHPPAPLLAPRECMQDCKINGCNIPKKTRVYVNAWAISRDPRYWQDPEAFIPERFEDNDINFKGQHFEFIPFGSGRRICPGMSLGVVAAELALANLLYRFDWDLPGGMSKEDINMEEQFGLVIRRKSPLILVATPTSVVS, from the exons ATGGAGCCCTTGCTCTCTCTCTTGGCTTACTCATGTCTCCTCTTACTCTCAGTAGCTGTATTCTTGTGCGTAAAGGCCTCCTGGCCAAGCCCCAGGTTCCCTCCTGGCCCATTAGGGCTCCCAATCATCGGCAATCTTCACCGATTGGGTGAGAATCCATACCGCTCATTCCGGTTCCTCTCGGAGAAATATGGCCCCCTCATGAGCCTAAAGCTTGGTTGCATACCAACTATCATCGTATCCTCATCGGAGATAGCCTCCGAGATTCTGAAGACCCAAGATCTTATCTTTTGCACTAGACCTCGCCTTGTCGCCTTCAAGCGATACTCTTATGGTGGACGGGACATAGGCTTATCACCCTACGGCGAGCAATGGAGACAACTGAGGAGAATTAGCATGTTAGAAGTCTTCAGTGCAAAGAGGGTGCAAGCTTTTCAATCCATAAGGGAAGAAGAAGTAAACGTCCTAGTACAAACTCTATTGAGGCAAGCATCAAGTGGTCCGGTGAATCTTAGTGAGATGTCTTTCTGCCTCTTTAACAATATCACAACTCGAGAAATTTTCGGCAGGAGGATTTCGAGTGATGGTGACTGCACGAGCAGCAAATACCATATTCTCCTAAATGAGATGATGTCTTTGCTGGGAGGGTTTATTTTAGGGGACTTCTTCCCGTCGATGTGGTGGTTAGATGTTCTCACCGGCACGAGAGCAAGGCTTGAGAGGAGCTTCCATAGCATGGATGAGCTTCTTGAGGAGGAGATCAAAAAGCACATGCATGGTGGAGGAAGCCGAGATGACTTCATTGGTGTTCTCCTCGAGCTTCAGAAGGATTTAAGCCTTGGATTCCCCCTCACCAGGGATCATATCAAAGGCGTCCTTATG GATGTGTTCCTTGGTGGATCAGACACTTCTGCCTCTGTCTTAGAATCGGGAATGACTGAGCTTATGAGGAACCCACCCGTTATGAAGAAAGCCCAAGATGAAGTTCGAGGACTCCTTGGAAATAAAGGAAAGGTAGAAGAGGGTGACGTTCAACAGTTATATTATCTAAAGCTCGTAATTAAAGAAGTTCTTCGGTTGCACCCTCCCGCTCCATTGCTAGCCCCTCGAGAATGCATGCAAGATTGCAAGATCAATGGATGTAATATTCCTAAGAAGACAAGGGTGTACGTAAATGCATGGGCTATTAGCAGGGATCCCCGATATTGGCAAGATCCAGAAGCCTTCATCCCTGAAAGATTCGAGGACAATGATATCAATTTCAAAGGGCAACACTTCGAGTTCATACCTTTTGGGAGTGGCCGAAGGATATGTCCAGGCATGTCGTTGGGTGTGGTTGCTGCAGAGCTTGCACTTGCCAATCTTCTCTATAGGTTCGACTGGGATTTGCCTGGTGGAATGAGCAAAGAGGATATTAACATGGAAGAGCAATTTGGTTTAGTAATTCGCAGGAAATCACCTCTTATTCTAGTGGCAACCCCAACATCTGTCGTTTCCTAG
- the LOC105036307 gene encoding cytochrome P450 71A1 isoform X2 translates to MEPLLSLLAYSCLLLLSVAVFLCVKASWPSPRFPPGPLGLPIIGNLHRLGENPYRSFRFLSEKYGPLMSLKLGCIPTIIVSSSEIASEILKTQDLIFCTRPRLVAFKRYSYGGRDIGLSPYGEQWRQLRRISMLEVFSAKRVQAFQSIREEEVNVLVQTLLRRISSDGDCTSSKYHILLNEMMSLLGGFILGDFFPSMWWLDVLTGTRARLERSFHSMDELLEEEIKKHMHGGGSRDDFIGVLLELQKDLSLGFPLTRDHIKGVLMDVFLGGSDTSASVLESGMTELMRNPPVMKKAQDEVRGLLGNKGKVEEGDVQQLYYLKLVIKEVLRLHPPAPLLAPRECMQDCKINGCNIPKKTRVYVNAWAISRDPRYWQDPEAFIPERFEDNDINFKGQHFEFIPFGSGRRICPGMSLGVVAAELALANLLYRFDWDLPGGMSKEDINMEEQFGLVIRRKSPLILVATPTSVVS, encoded by the exons ATGGAGCCCTTGCTCTCTCTCTTGGCTTACTCATGTCTCCTCTTACTCTCAGTAGCTGTATTCTTGTGCGTAAAGGCCTCCTGGCCAAGCCCCAGGTTCCCTCCTGGCCCATTAGGGCTCCCAATCATCGGCAATCTTCACCGATTGGGTGAGAATCCATACCGCTCATTCCGGTTCCTCTCGGAGAAATATGGCCCCCTCATGAGCCTAAAGCTTGGTTGCATACCAACTATCATCGTATCCTCATCGGAGATAGCCTCCGAGATTCTGAAGACCCAAGATCTTATCTTTTGCACTAGACCTCGCCTTGTCGCCTTCAAGCGATACTCTTATGGTGGACGGGACATAGGCTTATCACCCTACGGCGAGCAATGGAGACAACTGAGGAGAATTAGCATGTTAGAAGTCTTCAGTGCAAAGAGGGTGCAAGCTTTTCAATCCATAAGGGAAGAAGAAGTAAACGTCCTAGTACAAACTCTATTGAG GAGGATTTCGAGTGATGGTGACTGCACGAGCAGCAAATACCATATTCTCCTAAATGAGATGATGTCTTTGCTGGGAGGGTTTATTTTAGGGGACTTCTTCCCGTCGATGTGGTGGTTAGATGTTCTCACCGGCACGAGAGCAAGGCTTGAGAGGAGCTTCCATAGCATGGATGAGCTTCTTGAGGAGGAGATCAAAAAGCACATGCATGGTGGAGGAAGCCGAGATGACTTCATTGGTGTTCTCCTCGAGCTTCAGAAGGATTTAAGCCTTGGATTCCCCCTCACCAGGGATCATATCAAAGGCGTCCTTATG GATGTGTTCCTTGGTGGATCAGACACTTCTGCCTCTGTCTTAGAATCGGGAATGACTGAGCTTATGAGGAACCCACCCGTTATGAAGAAAGCCCAAGATGAAGTTCGAGGACTCCTTGGAAATAAAGGAAAGGTAGAAGAGGGTGACGTTCAACAGTTATATTATCTAAAGCTCGTAATTAAAGAAGTTCTTCGGTTGCACCCTCCCGCTCCATTGCTAGCCCCTCGAGAATGCATGCAAGATTGCAAGATCAATGGATGTAATATTCCTAAGAAGACAAGGGTGTACGTAAATGCATGGGCTATTAGCAGGGATCCCCGATATTGGCAAGATCCAGAAGCCTTCATCCCTGAAAGATTCGAGGACAATGATATCAATTTCAAAGGGCAACACTTCGAGTTCATACCTTTTGGGAGTGGCCGAAGGATATGTCCAGGCATGTCGTTGGGTGTGGTTGCTGCAGAGCTTGCACTTGCCAATCTTCTCTATAGGTTCGACTGGGATTTGCCTGGTGGAATGAGCAAAGAGGATATTAACATGGAAGAGCAATTTGGTTTAGTAATTCGCAGGAAATCACCTCTTATTCTAGTGGCAACCCCAACATCTGTCGTTTCCTAG